A single window of Canis lupus familiaris isolate Mischka breed German Shepherd chromosome 7, alternate assembly UU_Cfam_GSD_1.0, whole genome shotgun sequence DNA harbors:
- the ARHGEF2 gene encoding rho guanine nucleotide exchange factor 2 isoform A (isoform A is encoded by transcript variant 1) has protein sequence MKEAKDARYTNGHLFTTISVSGMTMCYACNKSITAKEALICPTCNVTIHNRCKDTLANCTKVKQKQQKAALLKNSTALQSVSLRSKTTPRERPSSAIYPSDSFRQSLLGSRRGRSSLSLAKSVSTTNIAGHFSDESPLGLRRILSQSTDSLNMRNRALSVESLIDEGAEVIYSELMSDFETDERDFAADSWSLAVDSSFLQQQKKEVMKQQDVIYELIQTELHHVRTLKIMTRLFRTGMLEELQLEPGVVQGLFPCVDELSDIHTRFLSQLLERRRQALCPGSTRNFVIHRLADLLISQFSGPSAERMRKAYSEFCSRHTKALKLYKELYARDKRFQQFIRKVTRSAVLKRHGVQECILLVTQRITKYPVLINRILQHSHGTDEERQDLTTALGLVKELLSNVDQDVHELEKGARLQEIYHRMDPRAQAPVPSKGPFGREELLRRKLIHDGCLLWKTATGRFKDVLMLLMTDVLVFLQEKDQKYIFPALDKPSVVSLQNLIVRDIANQEKGMFLISAAPPEMYEVHTASRDDRSTWIRVIQQSVRVCPSREDFPLIETEDEAYLRRIKMELQQKDKALVELLREKVGLFAEMTHFQVEEDSGGVALPALPRGLFRSESLECPRGERLLQDAIREVEGLKDLLVGPGVELLLTPRDPALLVDPDSGGSTSPGVTANGEARNFNGSIELCRTDSDSSQKDRNGNQLRAPQEEALQRLVNLYGLLHGLQAAVAQQDTLMEARFPEGPERREKLARANSRDGEAGRVGPAPVAPDKQATELALLQRQHALLQEELRRCRRLGEERATEAGNLEARLRESEQARALLEREAEEARRQLAILGQSEPPPAEAPWARRPLDPRRRSLPAGDALYLSFTPPQPSRGHDRLDLSVTIRSVHRPFEDRERQELGSPEERLQDSSDPDTGSEEEGGGRLSPPHSPRDFTRMQDIPEETESRDGEPMVSES, from the exons ATGAAGGAAGCCAAGGACGCCCGCTACACCAACGGGCACCTCTTTACCACCATCTCCGTCTCGGGCATGACCATGTGCTATGCCTGTAACAAGAGCATCACAGCCAAGGAAGCCCTTATCTGCCCAA CCTGCAATGTGACTATCCACAACCGCTGTAAAGACACGCTCGCCAACTGTACCAAGGTCAAGCAGAAG CAACAGAAGGCTGCTCTGCTGAAGAACAGCACTGCTTTGCAGTCTGTTTCCCTTCGCAGTAAGA CCACCCCCCGGGAGCGGCCAAGCTCTGCCATCTACCCCTCTGACAGCTTCCGGCAGTCCCTGCTCGGCTCCCGCCGTGGCCGCTCCTCCTTGTCATTAGCCAAGAGTGTCTCCACCACCAACATTGCCGG CCACTTCAGTGACGAGTCACCCCTGGGGCTGCGCCGAATCCTGTCCCAGTCCACAGACTCCCTCAACATGCGGAACCGAGCCCTATCCGTGGAGTCCCTCATTGACGAAG GTGCAGAAGTGATCTACAGTGAGCTCATGAGTGACTTTGAGACAGATGAGAGGGACTTTGCAGCCGACTCATGGAGCTTGGCAGTAGACAGCAGCTTCCTGCAGCAGCAGAAGAAAGAGGTGATGAAGCAGCAGGATGTCATCTATG AGCTCATCCAGACGGAGCTGCACCATGTGCGGACGCTGAAGATCATGACCCGCCTCTTCCGCACGGGGATGCTAGAGGAGCTGCAGCTGGAGCCCGGAGTGGTCCAGGGTCTGTTCCCCTGCGTGGATGAGCTCAGTGACATCCACACACGCTTCCTCAGCCAGCTCCTAGAACGCCGACGCCAAGCCCTGTGCCCTGGAAGCACCCGGAACTTCGTCATCCATCGCCTGGCAGACCTGCTCATCAGCCAG TTCTCAGGTCCCAGTGCGGAGCGGATGCGTAAGGCCTACTCAGAGTTCTGCAGCCGCCACACTAAGGCCTTAAAGCTTTACAAGGAGCTGTATGCCCGGGACAAAAGGTTCCAGCAGTTCATCCGG AAGGTGACCCGATCGGCTGTGTTGAAGCGTCATGGGGTGCAGGAGTGCATCCTGCTGGTGACCCAGCGCATCACCAAGTACCCGGTACTCATCAACCGGATCCTACAGCATTCCCATG GGACCGACGAGGAGCGCCAGGACCTGACCACAGCACTGGGGCTGGTGAAGGAGCTCCTGTCCAATGTGGACCAGGACGTGCATGAGCTGGAGAAAGGAGCTCGCCTGCAGGAGATCTACCACCGGATGGACCCTCGGGCCCAGGCCCCAGTGCCCAGCAAGGGCCCATTTGGCAGAGAGGAGCTTCTGCGGCGCAAGCTCATCCATGATGGTTGCCTGCTCTGGAAGACAGCGACAGGTCGCTTCAAAG ATGTGCTCATGCTCCTGATGACAGACGTGCTGGTATTTCTCCAGGAGAAGGACCAGAAGTACATCTTTCCTGCCCTG GACAAGCCCTCAGTGGTATCACTGCAGAATCTGATTGTACGGGACATCGCCAACCAGGAGAAAGGGATGTTTCTGATCAGTGCGGCGCCCCCTGAGATGTATGAGGTCCACACCGCATCTCGGGATGACCGGAGCACCTGGATCCGGGTCATTCAGCAGAGTGTgcgcgt ATGCCCATCCAGAGAGGACTTCCCCCTGATTGAGACAGAGGACGAGGCTTACCTGCGCCGAATCAAGA TGGAGCTGCAACAGAAAGACAAGGCGTTGGTGGAGTTGCTGCGAGAGAAGGTGGGACTGTTTGCCGAGATGACCCATTTCCAAGTGGAGGAGGACAGTGGCGGGGTGGCCCTGCCCGCCCTACCCAGGGGTCTTTTCCGCTCCGAGTCCTTGGAGTGCCCTCGTGGCGAGCGGCTGCTGCAGGATGCCATCCGTGAGG TGGAGGGCCTCAAAGACCTCCTGGTGGGGCCTGGAGTAGAGCTGCTCCTGACACCGCGGGATCCGGCCTTGCTTGTGGACCCAGACAGTGGCGGTAGCACGAGTCCTGGGGTCACAGCCA ATGGTGAGGCCAGAAACTTCAATGGCTCCATTGAGCTCTGCAGAACGGACTCTGACTCCAGTCAGAAG GACCGCAATGGGAATCAGTTGAGAGCCCCCCAGGAG GAAGCATTACAGCGATTGGTCAATCTCTACGGACTCCTCCACGGCCTCCAG GCGGCCGTGGCCCAGCAGGACACCCTGATGGAAGCCCGGTTCCCTGAGGGCCCTGAGCGGCGGGAGAAGCTGGCCAGAGCCAACTCCAGGGATGGAGAGGCTGGCCGAGTGGGGCCCGCCCCAGTGGCACCTGACAAGCAGGCCACCGAGCTGGCGCTCCTGCAGCGGCAACATGCTCTGCTGCAGGAGGAGCTGCGGCGCTGCCGGCGGCTGGGCGAGGAGCGCGCCACGGAGGCGGGCAACCTGGAGGCCCGGCTCCGCGAGAGTGAACAGGCCCGGGCCCTGCTGGAGAGGGAGGCGGAGGAGGCCCGCAGGCAGCTGGCCATCTTGGGGCAGAGTGAGCCGCCCCCGGCGGAGGCCCCCTGGGCCCGCAGGCCCTTGGACCCTCGGCGGCGCAGCCTCCCTGCAGGCGATGCTCTGTACCTGAGCTTCACGCCCCCACAG CCCAGCCGAGGCCACGACCGTCTGGATTTGTCTGTGACCATTCGCTCTGTCCATCGACCCTTTGAGGACCGAGAGAGGCAGGAGCTGGGCAGCCCCGAGGAGCGGCTGCAGGACAGCAGTGACCCTGATACCGGCAGCGAGGAGGAAGGGGGCGGCcgcctgtccccaccccacagTCCTCGAG ATTTCACCCGAATGCAAGACATCCCTGAAGAGACAGAGAGTCGTGACGGGGAGCCTATGGTTTCAGAGAGCTAA
- the ARHGEF2 gene encoding rho guanine nucleotide exchange factor 2 isoform B (isoform B is encoded by transcript variant 2) — MKEAKDARYTNGHLFTTISVSGMTMCYACNKSITAKEALICPTCNVTIHNRCKDTLANCTKVKQKQQKAALLKNSTALQSVSLRSKTTPRERPSSAIYPSDSFRQSLLGSRRGRSSLSLAKSVSTTNIAGHFSDESPLGLRRILSQSTDSLNMRNRALSVESLIDEGAEVIYSELMSDFETDERDFAADSWSLAVDSSFLQQQKKEVMKQQDVIYELIQTELHHVRTLKIMTRLFRTGMLEELQLEPGVVQGLFPCVDELSDIHTRFLSQLLERRRQALCPGSTRNFVIHRLADLLISQFSGPSAERMRKAYSEFCSRHTKALKLYKELYARDKRFQQFIRKVTRSAVLKRHGVQECILLVTQRITKYPVLINRILQHSHGTDEERQDLTTALGLVKELLSNVDQDVHELEKGARLQEIYHRMDPRAQAPVPSKGPFGREELLRRKLIHDGCLLWKTATGRFKDVLMLLMTDVLVFLQEKDQKYIFPALDKPSVVSLQNLIVRDIANQEKGMFLISAAPPEMYEVHTASRDDRSTWIRVIQQSVRVCPSREDFPLIETEDEAYLRRIKMELQQKDKALVELLREKVGLFAEMTHFQVEEDSGGVALPALPRGLFRSESLECPRGERLLQDAIREVEGLKDLLVGPGVELLLTPRDPALLVDPDSGGSTSPGVTANGEARNFNGSIELCRTDSDSSQKDRNGNQLRAPQEEALQRLVNLYGLLHGLQAAVAQQDTLMEARFPEGPERREKLARANSRDGEAGRVGPAPVAPDKQATELALLQRQHALLQEELRRCRRLGEERATEAGNLEARLRESEQARALLEREAEEARRQLAILGQSEPPPAEAPWARRPLDPRRRSLPAGDALYLSFTPPQDRERQELGSPEERLQDSSDPDTGSEEEGGGRLSPPHSPRDFTRMQDIPEETESRDGEPMVSES; from the exons ATGAAGGAAGCCAAGGACGCCCGCTACACCAACGGGCACCTCTTTACCACCATCTCCGTCTCGGGCATGACCATGTGCTATGCCTGTAACAAGAGCATCACAGCCAAGGAAGCCCTTATCTGCCCAA CCTGCAATGTGACTATCCACAACCGCTGTAAAGACACGCTCGCCAACTGTACCAAGGTCAAGCAGAAG CAACAGAAGGCTGCTCTGCTGAAGAACAGCACTGCTTTGCAGTCTGTTTCCCTTCGCAGTAAGA CCACCCCCCGGGAGCGGCCAAGCTCTGCCATCTACCCCTCTGACAGCTTCCGGCAGTCCCTGCTCGGCTCCCGCCGTGGCCGCTCCTCCTTGTCATTAGCCAAGAGTGTCTCCACCACCAACATTGCCGG CCACTTCAGTGACGAGTCACCCCTGGGGCTGCGCCGAATCCTGTCCCAGTCCACAGACTCCCTCAACATGCGGAACCGAGCCCTATCCGTGGAGTCCCTCATTGACGAAG GTGCAGAAGTGATCTACAGTGAGCTCATGAGTGACTTTGAGACAGATGAGAGGGACTTTGCAGCCGACTCATGGAGCTTGGCAGTAGACAGCAGCTTCCTGCAGCAGCAGAAGAAAGAGGTGATGAAGCAGCAGGATGTCATCTATG AGCTCATCCAGACGGAGCTGCACCATGTGCGGACGCTGAAGATCATGACCCGCCTCTTCCGCACGGGGATGCTAGAGGAGCTGCAGCTGGAGCCCGGAGTGGTCCAGGGTCTGTTCCCCTGCGTGGATGAGCTCAGTGACATCCACACACGCTTCCTCAGCCAGCTCCTAGAACGCCGACGCCAAGCCCTGTGCCCTGGAAGCACCCGGAACTTCGTCATCCATCGCCTGGCAGACCTGCTCATCAGCCAG TTCTCAGGTCCCAGTGCGGAGCGGATGCGTAAGGCCTACTCAGAGTTCTGCAGCCGCCACACTAAGGCCTTAAAGCTTTACAAGGAGCTGTATGCCCGGGACAAAAGGTTCCAGCAGTTCATCCGG AAGGTGACCCGATCGGCTGTGTTGAAGCGTCATGGGGTGCAGGAGTGCATCCTGCTGGTGACCCAGCGCATCACCAAGTACCCGGTACTCATCAACCGGATCCTACAGCATTCCCATG GGACCGACGAGGAGCGCCAGGACCTGACCACAGCACTGGGGCTGGTGAAGGAGCTCCTGTCCAATGTGGACCAGGACGTGCATGAGCTGGAGAAAGGAGCTCGCCTGCAGGAGATCTACCACCGGATGGACCCTCGGGCCCAGGCCCCAGTGCCCAGCAAGGGCCCATTTGGCAGAGAGGAGCTTCTGCGGCGCAAGCTCATCCATGATGGTTGCCTGCTCTGGAAGACAGCGACAGGTCGCTTCAAAG ATGTGCTCATGCTCCTGATGACAGACGTGCTGGTATTTCTCCAGGAGAAGGACCAGAAGTACATCTTTCCTGCCCTG GACAAGCCCTCAGTGGTATCACTGCAGAATCTGATTGTACGGGACATCGCCAACCAGGAGAAAGGGATGTTTCTGATCAGTGCGGCGCCCCCTGAGATGTATGAGGTCCACACCGCATCTCGGGATGACCGGAGCACCTGGATCCGGGTCATTCAGCAGAGTGTgcgcgt ATGCCCATCCAGAGAGGACTTCCCCCTGATTGAGACAGAGGACGAGGCTTACCTGCGCCGAATCAAGA TGGAGCTGCAACAGAAAGACAAGGCGTTGGTGGAGTTGCTGCGAGAGAAGGTGGGACTGTTTGCCGAGATGACCCATTTCCAAGTGGAGGAGGACAGTGGCGGGGTGGCCCTGCCCGCCCTACCCAGGGGTCTTTTCCGCTCCGAGTCCTTGGAGTGCCCTCGTGGCGAGCGGCTGCTGCAGGATGCCATCCGTGAGG TGGAGGGCCTCAAAGACCTCCTGGTGGGGCCTGGAGTAGAGCTGCTCCTGACACCGCGGGATCCGGCCTTGCTTGTGGACCCAGACAGTGGCGGTAGCACGAGTCCTGGGGTCACAGCCA ATGGTGAGGCCAGAAACTTCAATGGCTCCATTGAGCTCTGCAGAACGGACTCTGACTCCAGTCAGAAG GACCGCAATGGGAATCAGTTGAGAGCCCCCCAGGAG GAAGCATTACAGCGATTGGTCAATCTCTACGGACTCCTCCACGGCCTCCAG GCGGCCGTGGCCCAGCAGGACACCCTGATGGAAGCCCGGTTCCCTGAGGGCCCTGAGCGGCGGGAGAAGCTGGCCAGAGCCAACTCCAGGGATGGAGAGGCTGGCCGAGTGGGGCCCGCCCCAGTGGCACCTGACAAGCAGGCCACCGAGCTGGCGCTCCTGCAGCGGCAACATGCTCTGCTGCAGGAGGAGCTGCGGCGCTGCCGGCGGCTGGGCGAGGAGCGCGCCACGGAGGCGGGCAACCTGGAGGCCCGGCTCCGCGAGAGTGAACAGGCCCGGGCCCTGCTGGAGAGGGAGGCGGAGGAGGCCCGCAGGCAGCTGGCCATCTTGGGGCAGAGTGAGCCGCCCCCGGCGGAGGCCCCCTGGGCCCGCAGGCCCTTGGACCCTCGGCGGCGCAGCCTCCCTGCAGGCGATGCTCTGTACCTGAGCTTCACGCCCCCACAG GACCGAGAGAGGCAGGAGCTGGGCAGCCCCGAGGAGCGGCTGCAGGACAGCAGTGACCCTGATACCGGCAGCGAGGAGGAAGGGGGCGGCcgcctgtccccaccccacagTCCTCGAG ATTTCACCCGAATGCAAGACATCCCTGAAGAGACAGAGAGTCGTGACGGGGAGCCTATGGTTTCAGAGAGCTAA